One genomic segment of Mobula hypostoma chromosome 2, sMobHyp1.1, whole genome shotgun sequence includes these proteins:
- the LOC134342489 gene encoding cytochrome P450 1B1 — protein sequence MLSNRTYTLGRVLEKEVAAVKELSKPGVQLVLALVLSAVLGLLVWKWLQHQLREWDRPSPPGPFPWPVIGNAAQLGDLPHITFSGMARRYGNVFRLKLGSRTVVVLNGEDVIRQALIRQGGDFAGRPNFTSFKVVSGGRSLAFRSNGQLWKSHRKVAHSTVRAFSTFNLNTKTMFEGHVVCEMHQLIRLFLNRSGEGAFFDPWSDLTVAVANIMSAVCFGKRYSHSDVEFRELLSNNDRFGKTVGAGSLVDVMPWLQYFPNPIRTIYNDFKQINREFYHFILEKAKEHRLTFRPQRIRDMLDAFIRTIDHQQGTGLSPQYVEASLTDIFGASQDTLSTALHWLILLMVSKPEVQRKIQEEVDRVVGRERIPTIQDEPRLPYLVAFLYESLRFSSFVALTIPHSTTKDTLLHGYHIPKDTVVFVNQWSVNHDPQKWPEPELFDPTRFLNEDGSVNKDLTSRVMIFSLGKRRCIGEELSKMHLFLSIALLTHQCTFSANPKEKLMLDFTYGLTLKPKPFTINVTLRDTMEHLQAAVQRMEQAEDKQWRVTTNPLF from the coding sequence ATGCTTTCTAACCGGACTTACACGCTGGGACGAGTGCTGGAGAAGGAAGTGGCGGCTGTGAAGGAACTGAGCAAGCCGGGAGTGCAACTGGTGTTGGCCCTGGTACTGTCGGCGGTGCTCGGACTGCTGGTTTGGAAGTGGCTGCAGCACCAGTTGCGGGAGTGGGACCGCCCAAGCCCTCCCGGCCCTTTCCCCTGGCCCGTGATCGGCAACGCGGCTCAGCTCGGCGACCTTCCCCACATCACCTTCAGCGGGATGGCCCGGAGGTACGGTAACGTCTTCCGCCTGAAGCTCGGTAGCCGCACGGTGGTGGTGCTGAACGGCGAAGATGTCATCCGCCAGGCGTTGATCCGGCAAGGCGGCGACTTTGCGGGACGTCCCAATTTTACCTCCTTCAAGGTGGTGAGTGGCGGCCGGAGTTTAGCTTTTCGGAGCAACGGCCAGCTCTGGAAGTCGCACCGCAAGGTCGCCCACTCCACCGTCAGGGCTTTCTCTACCTTCAACTTAAACACCAAGACGATGTTCGAGGGACACGTGGTGTGCGAGATGCACCAGCTGATCCGCCTTTTCCTCAACAGGAGCGGAGAGGGAGCTTTCTTTGACCCGTGGAGCGACCTGACCGTGGCCGTGGCCAATATCATGAGTGCCGTTTGCTTCGGCAAGAGGTACAGCCACAGCGACGTTGAATTCCGGGAGTTGCTGTCCAACAACGACCGCTTCGGGAAAACGGTAGGAGCGGGCAGCCTGGTGGATGTCATGCCCTGGCTCCAGTACTTCCCCAACCCGATCCGCACCATCTACAACGATTTCAAGCAGATTAACCGGGAGTTCTACCACTTCATCCTGGAGAAGGCGAAAGAGCACCGTCTCACCTTCCGCCCGCAGCGGATCCGCGACATGCTGGACGCCTTTATCCGGACAATCGATCACCAGCAGGGCACTGGGCTCAGCCCGCAGTACGTCGAGGCCAGTCTTACCGACATCTTCGGGGCCAGTCAGGACACCCTGTCCACAGCCCTGCACTGGCTGATCCTGCTCATGGTATCGAAGCCCGAGGTGCAGAGGAAGATCCAAGAGGAGGTGGAccgggtggtggggagggagcgCATCCCTACCATCCAGGACGAGCCACGTCTGCCCTACCTGGTGGCTTTTCTGTACGAGTCCCTGCGCTTCAGCAGTTTCGTGGCGCTCACCATCCCTCACTCCACCACCAAGGACACGCTGCTCCACGGATACCACATCCCCAAGGACACGGTAGTTTTCGTCAACCAGTGGTCCGTCAACCATGACCCCCAGAAGTGGCCGGAGCCGGAGCTCTTCGATCCCACCAGGTTCCTGAACGAGGATGGGAGCGTGAACAAGGACCTGACAAGCAGGGTGATGATCTTCTCCCTGGGCAAGAGAAGGTGCATCGGCGAGGAGCTGTCGAAGATGCATCTCTTCCTCAGTATCGCCTTGCTGACCCATCAGTGCACCTTCAGCGCCAACCCCAAAGAGAAGCTGATGCTGGACTTTACGTACGGCTTGACCTTAAAACCCAAGCCCTTCACCATCAACGTGACCCTGCGGGACACAATGGAACATCTACAGGCGGCCGTGCAGAGAATGGAACAAGCGGAGGACAAGCAATGGCGAGTCACAACTAACCCTTTATTTTGA